One genomic segment of Pyruvatibacter mobilis includes these proteins:
- a CDS encoding CpaD family pilus assembly protein — MGLKTLFPLSLAVAAALSVSACANLGQNGPTESYKAQREHPITVDEQAATLMIHVAPDSVSLMDEDIARIDHFAARYKARGNGPMVLSIPDGAPNRGAVSRAVAEVETRLDSHAVGPNRLRLSHYRASGSAHTAPLILSFTQYVATPSPCGNWSEDYAFNPRNTASPNFGCASRNNLAVMVADPGDLVAPRGEDPADVQRRETILERYRQGETTQTERAEEESSAISQVNQN; from the coding sequence ATGGGACTGAAGACGCTTTTTCCGCTTTCCCTGGCCGTGGCAGCGGCGCTGTCCGTTTCGGCCTGCGCAAATCTCGGGCAGAACGGCCCGACGGAATCCTACAAGGCCCAGCGCGAACACCCCATCACGGTGGATGAGCAGGCGGCGACGCTGATGATCCATGTGGCGCCGGATTCCGTGTCGCTGATGGATGAGGATATCGCCCGCATCGATCACTTCGCGGCGCGCTACAAGGCGCGCGGCAATGGGCCGATGGTGCTGTCCATTCCGGATGGCGCGCCCAATCGCGGCGCTGTGTCCCGTGCGGTTGCCGAGGTCGAGACCCGGCTTGATTCCCATGCGGTCGGCCCCAACAGGCTGCGCCTGAGCCATTACCGCGCCTCCGGGTCCGCCCACACAGCGCCTCTCATCCTGTCCTTCACCCAGTATGTCGCCACGCCGTCGCCCTGCGGCAACTGGTCCGAGGATTACGCCTTCAACCCGCGCAACACGGCCTCGCCCAATTTCGGCTGCGCCAGCCGCAACAACCTTGCGGTGATGGTCGCTGATCCGGGCGATCTCGTGGCCCCGCGCGGCGAGGACCCTGCTGATGTACAGCGCCGCGAGACCATTCTCGAGCGCTACCGCCAGGGCGAAACCACACAGACCGAGCGCGCGGAGGAAGAATCCAGCGCGATCAGTCAGGTCAACCAGAACTGA
- a CDS encoding CpaF family protein, with amino-acid sequence MFGRRDNDGPQTPGTPPRAPAQPAAPPPAQARPAPPPAPAAKPAAPKPAAPKPTAPADAAQKPAAQPRRPQERSADYYRVKTTIFNALIDTIDLTQLAQLDAASAREEIRDIVNEIISIKSVVMSISEQEELLQDICNDVLGYGPLEPLLARDDIADIMVNGAENVFIEVSGKTQATGIKFRDNSQLMNICQRIVSQVGRRVDEASPICDARLPDGSRVNVIAPPLAIDGPSLTIRKFKKDKLRMDDLVKFGSISPEGAKVLGIIGKCRCNVLISGGTGSGKTTLLNTMTAFIEEDERVITCEDAAELQLQQPHVVRLETRPANLEGSGEITMRDLVRNCLRMRPERIIVGEVRGPEAFDLLQAMNTGHDGSMGTLHANSPREAMSRLESMITMGGFKLPSKTIREMISGSIDIIIQAARLRDGSRRITHITEVTGMEGDVIITQDLFVYDMDGEDAQGNISGQHKSTGIARPAFWDRARYYGLEGELARALEAAEA; translated from the coding sequence ATGTTCGGGCGGCGCGATAATGACGGGCCGCAGACACCGGGAACCCCACCACGGGCCCCGGCGCAGCCTGCTGCGCCCCCTCCGGCCCAGGCCCGTCCGGCACCACCGCCGGCCCCGGCTGCAAAGCCTGCCGCCCCCAAGCCCGCGGCACCCAAGCCCACAGCACCGGCTGATGCCGCACAAAAGCCCGCCGCCCAGCCGCGGCGACCGCAGGAACGCTCGGCGGACTACTACCGGGTCAAGACGACGATCTTCAACGCGCTGATCGACACGATCGATCTCACCCAGCTGGCGCAGCTTGATGCGGCAAGCGCGCGTGAGGAAATCCGCGACATCGTCAACGAGATCATCTCGATCAAGAGCGTTGTCATGTCGATCTCGGAGCAGGAAGAGCTGCTCCAGGACATCTGTAACGACGTGCTGGGCTACGGCCCCCTTGAGCCGCTTCTGGCGCGCGACGACATTGCCGACATCATGGTCAATGGCGCGGAGAACGTGTTTATCGAAGTGAGCGGCAAGACTCAGGCGACGGGCATCAAGTTCCGCGACAATTCGCAGCTGATGAACATCTGCCAGCGCATCGTCAGCCAGGTTGGCCGCCGTGTTGATGAAGCCAGCCCCATTTGTGACGCGCGCCTGCCCGACGGCAGCCGTGTCAACGTCATCGCTCCACCACTGGCCATTGACGGGCCCAGCCTCACCATCCGCAAGTTCAAGAAAGACAAGCTGCGGATGGACGACCTGGTGAAGTTCGGCTCCATCTCGCCGGAAGGCGCCAAGGTGCTAGGTATCATCGGCAAGTGCCGGTGCAATGTCCTCATCTCCGGCGGTACCGGTTCGGGCAAGACGACGCTGCTCAACACGATGACGGCATTCATCGAGGAAGACGAGCGCGTCATCACCTGTGAGGACGCCGCCGAACTGCAGCTGCAGCAGCCCCATGTGGTGCGTCTTGAAACGCGGCCAGCCAATCTTGAAGGTTCCGGCGAGATCACCATGCGCGATCTCGTGCGCAACTGTCTGCGCATGCGGCCCGAGCGCATCATCGTGGGTGAGGTGCGAGGCCCGGAGGCATTCGATCTCCTGCAGGCGATGAATACGGGCCATGACGGTTCGATGGGCACGCTGCACGCCAACAGCCCGCGCGAGGCCATGTCGCGCCTTGAGAGCATGATCACCATGGGCGGCTTCAAGCTGCCGTCGAAGACCATCCGCGAGATGATTTCTGGCTCGATTGACATCATCATCCAGGCTGCGCGCCTGCGCGACGGTTCCCGCCGCATCACCCACATCACCGAGGTGACCGGCATGGAAGGCGACGTCATCATCACACAGGATCTCTTCGTCTACGACATGGATGGCGAAGACGCCCAGGGCAACATTTCCGGCCAACACAAATCCACCGGCATCGCACGTCCCGCCTTCTGGGACCGGGCCCGCTATTACGGCCTAGAAGGCGAGCTGGCGCGCGCGCTGGAAGCGGCCGAGGCGTAA
- a CDS encoding tetratricopeptide repeat protein: MKLRSRSQMLPLRRPAQAVLFCLAAGFVAGCQTTGSSAQGPQGQALGERLSEADVLSEINGNVVAKAAYWGGLYEQDPRNAEAAAEYAAALRSIGSVDAALGVLRRAQSLSPDDPRLMAEHGKTLTAAGRAEEALPLLEAAIAQDGGNWRTLTALGVALDQLARHEEARAAYRRAIAAGPGEPAPWNNLGLSYALTGHLEDAELALREAMETNKASAKMRQNLALVLGLRGDTTDAERLARANKVPAAVDGNLEELRAIVTQPALWAREANADNNPVMIE, encoded by the coding sequence GTGAAACTGCGTTCCCGTTCCCAGATGCTGCCGCTGCGCCGCCCGGCGCAGGCGGTCCTGTTCTGCCTTGCTGCTGGTTTTGTGGCCGGGTGCCAGACCACAGGGTCGAGTGCCCAGGGTCCGCAAGGCCAGGCACTAGGAGAGCGCCTGAGCGAGGCTGACGTCCTATCTGAAATCAACGGCAATGTGGTCGCCAAGGCCGCCTATTGGGGCGGGCTCTATGAGCAGGATCCGCGCAACGCGGAAGCTGCCGCTGAATATGCCGCAGCGCTCCGCTCCATCGGTTCAGTGGACGCAGCCCTCGGCGTGCTGCGCCGGGCCCAGTCCCTGAGCCCCGACGATCCCCGCCTCATGGCCGAGCATGGCAAGACGTTGACAGCCGCCGGCCGCGCGGAAGAAGCCCTGCCGTTGCTTGAGGCCGCCATCGCACAGGACGGCGGCAATTGGCGCACCCTCACAGCTCTCGGCGTGGCACTGGACCAGCTGGCCCGCCACGAGGAAGCCCGCGCAGCCTATCGCCGCGCGATCGCGGCAGGCCCGGGCGAACCGGCCCCGTGGAACAATCTTGGTCTCTCCTATGCGTTGACCGGTCATCTGGAAGACGCGGAGCTGGCGCTGCGCGAGGCCATGGAAACCAACAAGGCCAGCGCCAAGATGCGCCAGAACTTGGCTCTCGTGCTTGGCCTGCGTGGTGACACGACAGATGCGGAGCGCCTGGCCCGTGCCAACAAGGTGCCCGCCGCCGTGGACGGCAACCTCGAGGAGCTGCGCGCGATCGTCACCCAGCCGGCCCTGTGGGCGCGCGAGGCAAACGCCGACAACAACCCGGTGATGATCGAGTAG
- a CDS encoding glutathione S-transferase family protein → MQTPPLTLVIGNKNWSSWSLRPWLAMKRAGLAFEEAHVTLRQDAETRAQCLAHSPSGKVPVLKWGEETIWDSLAILETLADRLPAARLWPEDAQARAHGRAIAAEMHAGFQALRRDMPMDCIHHRPGEGMNDAVAADISRIIALWAEARGRFGEQAGEGQGGPFLLGAFSIADAMYAPVVSRFATYAPDLVALGDRDGVARAYMETVTSMPEMRQWVLEARAQMAAHD, encoded by the coding sequence ATGCAGACGCCGCCGCTCACCCTTGTCATCGGCAACAAGAACTGGTCGTCCTGGAGCCTCAGGCCGTGGCTTGCCATGAAAAGGGCGGGACTGGCCTTCGAGGAAGCGCATGTGACCCTGCGCCAGGATGCCGAGACCCGTGCCCAGTGTCTGGCCCATTCGCCGTCGGGCAAGGTGCCGGTGCTCAAATGGGGTGAGGAAACGATCTGGGATTCACTCGCCATCCTCGAAACCCTGGCGGACCGCCTGCCCGCGGCGCGGCTGTGGCCGGAGGACGCTCAGGCCCGCGCCCATGGCCGGGCCATCGCCGCTGAAATGCATGCGGGCTTCCAGGCCCTGCGCCGCGACATGCCGATGGACTGCATCCATCACCGGCCCGGCGAGGGCATGAATGATGCGGTGGCAGCGGACATCAGCCGTATCATCGCCCTGTGGGCCGAAGCCCGCGGCCGGTTTGGCGAACAGGCGGGAGAGGGGCAGGGTGGGCCTTTCCTGCTCGGCGCCTTCTCCATAGCGGATGCCATGTATGCGCCCGTGGTGTCGCGCTTTGCCACCTATGCGCCGGACCTTGTGGCCCTGGGTGACCGGGACGGCGTCGCCCGCGCCTATATGGAAACGGTGACCTCGATGCCGGAAATGCGTCAATGGGTGCTTGAGGCGCGCGCGCAAATGGCGGCGCATGATTAA
- a CDS encoding type II secretion system F family protein, with protein MFDAQMVFIATVFLAVLGVGGAAYALIVPMLSKREQSSKRMTVATGGTNARRRSGRDSSGGDANAQRRKQVQDTLKELDKAQEARKQSVTLRVRLEQAGLDVTPRNFHIASAIGGLAVFSLMSLTGQAMLVALLSGFAAGFGFPRWLLAFLRRRRLKQFMDEFANAVDVIVRGLKAGLPLHDCINIIASEAQGPVRDEFRQLVEGQKVGIPIDQGLEKMTHRVPLSDLRFFHIVISIQQKTGGNLSEALSNLSKVLRDRKTLKGKIAAMSQEAKSSAAIIGVLPPGVMGLIYLTTPDYIGLLFSERMGQALLVGGALWMLCGVLVMKKMVSFDY; from the coding sequence ATGTTCGATGCCCAGATGGTTTTCATCGCCACCGTCTTTCTCGCCGTCCTCGGCGTGGGCGGCGCGGCCTATGCGCTGATCGTCCCCATGCTGTCGAAGCGCGAGCAATCCTCCAAGCGTATGACCGTTGCGACGGGTGGTACCAATGCACGCCGCCGCAGCGGGCGCGACAGCAGCGGCGGCGACGCCAATGCCCAGCGCCGCAAGCAGGTTCAGGACACGCTGAAGGAGCTCGACAAGGCCCAGGAGGCGCGCAAGCAGAGTGTCACCCTGCGCGTGAGGCTCGAACAGGCGGGGCTGGACGTCACGCCGCGCAATTTCCACATCGCATCCGCCATCGGCGGGCTTGCCGTTTTCAGCCTCATGTCACTGACCGGCCAGGCCATGCTGGTCGCCCTTTTGTCAGGCTTTGCGGCCGGCTTCGGTTTTCCGCGCTGGCTTCTGGCCTTTCTTCGCCGCCGGCGGCTCAAGCAGTTCATGGATGAATTTGCAAACGCTGTTGACGTGATCGTTCGTGGCCTGAAGGCCGGTCTGCCACTGCATGACTGCATCAATATCATCGCCAGCGAAGCCCAGGGGCCCGTGCGGGATGAATTCCGCCAGCTGGTGGAAGGCCAGAAGGTCGGCATTCCTATCGATCAAGGCCTGGAGAAGATGACCCACCGGGTGCCGCTGTCGGACCTGCGCTTCTTCCACATCGTGATTTCGATCCAGCAGAAGACCGGCGGCAACCTGTCCGAAGCCCTGTCGAACCTCTCCAAGGTGCTGCGCGACCGCAAGACCCTGAAGGGCAAGATCGCCGCCATGAGCCAGGAAGCGAAATCGTCGGCCGCCATCATTGGTGTGCTGCCGCCGGGCGTGATGGGCCTCATCTATCTGACGACCCCGGACTATATCGGCCTGCTGTTCAGCGAACGCATGGGCCAGGCGCTGCTCGTGGGCGGCGCGTTGTGGATGCTGTGTGGCGTCCTCGTGATGAAGAAGATGGTGAGCTTCGACTACTAG
- a CDS encoding leucyl aminopeptidase family protein gives MLDVFAESGPSIPVTCLDDEALDSWLAGAPAQQAGFVSAQGFKAKAGQAVTLVSADGEIERVLFGLGDGRDAFVHGALAARLQPGLYHFEPAPADHAQALLGFALGTYSFDRYKASAGTAEDAPKVRMVVPDGIDCAEVSRIARGIFLARDLINTPASDMGPAELEAEAEKLHHRFDAKLSVIRGDDLLRDNYPMVHAVGRASDRAPRLIDLTWGRADAPKITLVGKGVCFDTGGLNLKPGNFMGLMKKDMGGAATAIALAQMIMDRGLDVRLRLLVAAVENSVSGNAFRPGDVLASRKGLSVEISNTDAEGRLVLGDALAEADTESPDLLVDFATLTGAARVALGPDLPPFFTRNDALAQEISAAAETTHDPLWQLPLWDGYESMLDSKVADINHAPESSFAGSITAALFLNRFVTQTDAYVHFDVYGWTPKPKPGRPVGGELQAARAIYHLLCARYG, from the coding sequence ATGCTCGATGTTTTTGCCGAATCCGGCCCGTCCATTCCCGTTACCTGCCTCGACGACGAAGCCCTCGATAGCTGGCTCGCCGGTGCGCCCGCGCAGCAAGCGGGCTTTGTCAGTGCGCAGGGCTTCAAGGCGAAAGCCGGTCAGGCGGTGACGCTCGTTTCCGCCGATGGCGAGATCGAGCGCGTGCTCTTCGGTCTCGGCGACGGCAGGGATGCGTTCGTGCACGGCGCGCTCGCCGCGCGGTTGCAGCCGGGCCTCTATCACTTTGAGCCGGCACCTGCGGATCATGCGCAGGCACTGCTCGGCTTTGCCCTGGGGACCTACAGTTTTGACCGCTACAAGGCGTCCGCCGGCACTGCGGAAGATGCGCCCAAGGTACGCATGGTCGTGCCTGACGGCATTGACTGCGCTGAAGTCTCCCGCATCGCGCGCGGCATTTTCCTGGCCCGCGATCTCATCAATACCCCGGCTTCCGACATGGGTCCGGCGGAGCTCGAGGCCGAGGCCGAGAAGCTCCATCACCGCTTCGATGCGAAACTCAGCGTCATCCGCGGCGATGATCTACTGCGCGACAATTACCCCATGGTGCATGCAGTCGGCCGCGCAAGCGACCGCGCGCCGCGGCTGATCGACCTCACCTGGGGCCGGGCGGATGCGCCCAAGATCACCCTGGTGGGCAAGGGCGTCTGCTTCGATACGGGCGGCCTCAACCTCAAGCCCGGCAATTTCATGGGGCTGATGAAAAAGGATATGGGCGGTGCTGCCACCGCCATAGCGCTGGCGCAGATGATCATGGACCGGGGGCTTGATGTGCGCCTGCGCCTGCTCGTCGCTGCCGTCGAGAACTCCGTGTCCGGCAATGCCTTCCGTCCGGGTGACGTGCTGGCCAGCCGCAAGGGTCTGTCGGTCGAAATCTCAAACACCGATGCTGAGGGCCGCCTGGTGCTGGGGGATGCCCTTGCTGAAGCTGACACGGAGAGCCCGGACCTTCTGGTGGACTTCGCCACGCTGACGGGTGCCGCCCGCGTGGCGCTGGGCCCTGACCTTCCGCCCTTCTTCACCCGCAACGACGCGCTTGCCCAAGAGATCAGCGCAGCGGCCGAAACCACCCATGACCCGCTGTGGCAGCTGCCCCTGTGGGACGGCTATGAGAGCATGCTCGACAGCAAGGTGGCGGACATCAACCATGCACCGGAGAGTTCCTTCGCCGGCTCCATCACCGCAGCCCTGTTCCTCAACCGCTTCGTGACGCAGACCGACGCCTATGTGCATTTCGACGTCTATGGCTGGACGCCCAAGCCCAAGCCGGGACGGCCTGTCGGCGGTGAGTTGCAGGCGGCGCGCGCGATTTATCACCTGCTGTGCGCCCGCTACGGCTGA
- a CDS encoding AAA family ATPase: MSEAHHIDPQMPPFPDAASPFEAAPQMAAAPAAQPAPGDNPVIRPVPRITIQAFCETPEVGVALQRSAQDRRLAKAHLTVHMGGIGAAVSHYSDTPTPGLIIVESRLAGVQMLASLDSLAEVCDAGTRIVVIGHSNDITLYRELIRKGVNDYLVAPFNPVQVVESISNLYADPEAPPLGRSIAFVGARGGAGSSTIAHNAGWCISEYMNEDVTVVDLDLPFGTGGLDFNQDPAQGVADALYAPERLDDVLLERLLVRCTEHLSLFAAPATLDRDYMIDEETFELVLDVVRHSVPCVVLDLPHMWTPWTRKLLLESDEIVVTATPDLASLRNTKNLLDTLKAARPNDAEPHLVLNQVGVSKRPEIPVHDFAEALGCDPALVLPFDAALYGEAANNGQMIEEVDARSKTAQGMRHLASVVSGRQMAASAKGAPSILSRLLGRKG, translated from the coding sequence ATGAGCGAAGCCCATCATATCGATCCGCAGATGCCGCCTTTTCCGGATGCCGCCTCGCCCTTCGAGGCTGCGCCGCAAATGGCCGCAGCGCCTGCCGCACAGCCGGCACCGGGAGACAACCCGGTGATCCGTCCGGTGCCGCGCATCACCATTCAGGCCTTCTGCGAAACCCCGGAAGTCGGCGTGGCGCTGCAGCGTTCCGCGCAGGACCGCCGCCTCGCCAAGGCTCACCTCACCGTGCATATGGGCGGCATCGGTGCTGCCGTGTCCCATTACTCGGATACGCCGACGCCCGGCCTTATCATCGTTGAGAGCCGCCTTGCGGGCGTGCAGATGCTGGCGTCCCTAGACAGCCTTGCCGAGGTCTGCGACGCGGGCACGCGCATCGTCGTCATCGGCCATTCCAACGACATCACGCTGTACCGGGAGCTGATCCGCAAGGGCGTGAACGATTATCTCGTGGCACCGTTCAACCCGGTCCAGGTGGTGGAGAGCATCTCTAACCTCTATGCGGACCCGGAGGCTCCGCCCCTTGGCCGCTCCATCGCCTTTGTCGGTGCGCGTGGCGGCGCAGGCTCCAGCACCATCGCCCACAATGCGGGCTGGTGCATTTCGGAATATATGAACGAGGACGTGACTGTCGTTGACCTTGACCTGCCCTTCGGCACCGGCGGTCTCGACTTTAACCAGGACCCGGCCCAGGGCGTGGCTGACGCGCTATATGCGCCCGAGCGCCTGGATGATGTGCTGCTCGAACGCCTGCTCGTGCGGTGTACGGAGCATCTCAGCCTGTTCGCGGCTCCGGCAACGCTCGACCGCGACTACATGATCGATGAGGAAACCTTCGAGCTGGTGCTCGACGTGGTCCGTCATTCGGTGCCCTGTGTGGTGCTGGACCTGCCGCATATGTGGACGCCGTGGACCCGCAAGCTGCTGCTTGAGTCCGACGAGATTGTCGTCACCGCGACACCGGACCTTGCGAGCCTGCGCAACACCAAGAACCTGCTGGATACGCTGAAAGCCGCACGCCCCAATGATGCCGAGCCGCATCTGGTGCTCAATCAGGTGGGTGTGTCCAAGCGGCCGGAAATTCCCGTGCACGACTTCGCCGAAGCACTGGGTTGCGACCCGGCCCTCGTGCTGCCCTTTGATGCGGCGCTCTACGGTGAGGCCGCCAACAACGGACAGATGATTGAGGAAGTGGATGCCCGCAGCAAGACAGCGCAGGGCATGCGCCACCTTGCTTCTGTCGTGTCCGGCCGCCAGATGGCCGCAAGCGCCAAAGGTGCGCCGTCGATCCTGTCCCGGCTGCTTGGACGGAAGGGCTAG
- a CDS encoding type II secretion system F family protein — MFMAFVDTVTDPQVMTMLLAAGAAFATIITLGLPYMQQDSLSTRMKHVATEREALRAKMRAELDSREATKRGSLRAQPKGYAKKLVDRLNLRTMLEDEDLQLKMKMAGFRGPGPIYTFLFFRIAMPPIVFVVALIYIFFVLNLSYGPLGKLALAGGAGVIGFYLPNIFVQNLIARRQQAIQLAFPDALDLLLICVESGMSVEAAFNKVAAEIGSQSVELAEELALTTAELSYLQDRRLAYENLGKRTGLPGVKAVTTSLIQAERYGTPLGNALRVMANENREIRMQAAEKKAAALPPKLTVPMIVFFLPVLFVVILGPAAIRFMQN; from the coding sequence ATGTTCATGGCATTCGTCGATACGGTGACAGATCCGCAGGTGATGACCATGCTGCTTGCAGCAGGCGCCGCCTTTGCGACCATCATCACCCTCGGCCTGCCCTACATGCAGCAGGATTCCCTTTCCACCCGCATGAAGCATGTGGCGACAGAGCGCGAAGCCCTGCGCGCCAAGATGCGCGCCGAGCTCGACAGCCGCGAGGCTACCAAGCGCGGCAGCCTGCGCGCCCAACCCAAGGGCTATGCCAAGAAGCTGGTGGACCGGCTTAACCTGCGCACCATGCTGGAAGACGAAGATCTTCAGCTGAAGATGAAGATGGCGGGCTTCCGCGGCCCCGGGCCCATCTACACCTTCCTCTTTTTCCGCATCGCCATGCCGCCGATCGTGTTCGTGGTGGCGCTGATCTATATCTTCTTCGTGCTCAACCTGTCCTACGGGCCGCTGGGCAAGCTGGCGCTGGCGGGCGGTGCGGGTGTGATCGGCTTCTACCTGCCCAACATCTTCGTGCAAAACCTCATTGCTCGGCGTCAGCAGGCCATTCAGCTTGCTTTCCCGGACGCGCTGGACCTGTTGCTGATCTGTGTTGAATCCGGCATGTCGGTTGAGGCTGCCTTCAACAAGGTGGCCGCGGAGATCGGGTCCCAGTCAGTGGAACTCGCTGAAGAACTGGCGCTGACAACGGCTGAATTGTCCTATCTCCAGGACCGGCGCCTTGCCTATGAAAATCTCGGCAAGCGTACGGGGCTGCCCGGTGTGAAGGCCGTCACGACCAGCCTCATCCAGGCTGAGCGTTACGGTACGCCGCTCGGCAATGCCTTGCGCGTGATGGCGAATGAGAACCGCGAGATCCGCATGCAGGCCGCCGAAAAGAAAGCCGCAGCGCTGCCGCCCAAGCTCACCGTGCCGATGATCGTGTTCTTCCTGCCAGTGCTGTTCGTGGTGATCCTGGGTCCTGCCGCGATCCGCTTCATGCAGAACTAG